Proteins encoded in a region of the Paenibacillus sp. E222 genome:
- a CDS encoding MFS transporter has protein sequence MPSSLHQNSPDRSAIDNSSSASMKLGLLLAGIIVIAATMRSPITATGPIVELIRTDTGISHTMAGLLTSLPLLAFAAISPFAPQLARRFGLETALLTAIILVTIGVSLRFMPSVPVLFAGTAILGCGIALSNVLLPSLIKRDFPLRVGLVTGLYSVSMNIWGAIASGISVPAAGLTSMGWHASLGMWAILSILALILWLPHVRSGRRGEVYVASRTEAKPVRLISSSLAWHVTLFMGLQSLIFYTTITWLPEVLSDQGFSSSSAGWMLSLMQMVSVPVTFIVPILAGRMKDQRKLTAITGSCLILGYAFLLSGIPSLVTVGVALAGVGAGASFGLVTMFFVLRTSDARQAAGLSGMAQSLGYMLAAVGPLLFGVLHDWTQGWTLPLLVQVILAVVLLIAGIKASKNRVIG, from the coding sequence ATGCCATCATCTTTACATCAAAACTCACCTGACCGCTCTGCAATCGATAATTCATCGTCAGCATCCATGAAACTTGGGCTTTTGCTGGCAGGCATTATCGTTATCGCAGCAACAATGCGTTCACCTATTACGGCAACAGGTCCAATTGTGGAACTGATCCGTACAGATACAGGAATAAGTCATACAATGGCAGGCTTGCTTACTTCTCTTCCTTTGCTTGCCTTCGCGGCAATTTCTCCGTTCGCTCCACAATTGGCGCGAAGATTCGGACTAGAAACCGCTCTGTTAACCGCCATAATTCTCGTGACCATAGGTGTATCCCTAAGGTTTATGCCCTCTGTTCCCGTTCTCTTTGCAGGAACAGCGATTCTTGGATGTGGCATTGCCCTAAGCAATGTATTGCTGCCAAGTCTAATTAAACGGGATTTCCCATTGCGAGTGGGACTTGTTACCGGTCTCTATTCCGTATCCATGAATATATGGGGCGCCATCGCTTCAGGAATCAGTGTTCCTGCTGCAGGTTTAACTTCCATGGGATGGCACGCTTCACTGGGCATGTGGGCTATACTGTCCATTCTAGCCCTGATTCTCTGGCTGCCTCACGTCCGTTCTGGACGTCGCGGCGAAGTTTATGTGGCTTCGAGAACAGAAGCGAAGCCGGTTCGTCTTATTTCCTCTTCCTTAGCCTGGCATGTTACGTTGTTCATGGGACTGCAATCTTTAATTTTTTACACGACAATTACCTGGCTGCCCGAGGTTCTATCTGATCAGGGTTTCAGTTCCTCTTCAGCGGGCTGGATGTTATCCCTGATGCAAATGGTTAGCGTTCCGGTAACGTTCATCGTTCCCATTCTCGCTGGACGAATGAAGGACCAACGTAAGCTGACAGCAATTACTGGCTCATGTCTGATTCTGGGATATGCATTCCTTTTAAGCGGCATTCCCTCTCTCGTAACCGTCGGTGTTGCTTTGGCCGGCGTTGGAGCCGGGGCTTCGTTCGGGCTTGTAACCATGTTTTTTGTACTGCGTACGTCCGATGCAAGACAGGCTGCTGGTCTCTCAGGTATGGCTCAATCCTTAGGATACATGCTGGCGGCGGTCGGACCTTTGCTGTTCGGCGTGCTTCATGATTGGACACAA